From the Methylomonas sp. MK1 genome, one window contains:
- a CDS encoding acylphosphatase produces the protein MSECLHIIVKGRVQGVYFRAYTQKQAVKLNIKGFVRNLADGSVEIVASGHAEELQKLVAWCHKGPILAKVSEVIANTYDAGEHFEVFEVR, from the coding sequence ATGAGCGAGTGTTTGCATATCATCGTCAAGGGCCGAGTTCAAGGCGTGTATTTTCGTGCCTACACCCAAAAACAGGCCGTGAAGTTGAATATAAAAGGTTTTGTCAGAAACCTGGCCGACGGCAGTGTCGAAATCGTCGCCAGCGGCCATGCGGAGGAACTACAAAAACTAGTGGCTTGGTGCCATAAAGGGCCGATATTGGCTAAGGTTTCAGAGGTAATTGCTAACACTTATGATGCAGGCGAGCATTTTGAGGTGTTTGAGGTTAGGTAG
- the hemC gene encoding hydroxymethylbilane synthase, producing the protein MADRIIRIATRQSPLALWQAEHVAARLEQAFPGLQTELVKMVTRGDKILDAPLAKVGGKGLFVKELEQGMLEGTADIAVHSMKDVPVEFPEGLHLAVILDREDPTDAFVSNQYRNLAELPANARIGTSSLRRQCQIKEKFPHAEILSLRGNVNTRLAKLDAGEYDAIILASAGLKRLGMGERITAQLEPTESLPAMGQGAIGIECRIDDAEIHEYLKVLHDEDTSIRVGAERAMNARLNGGCQVPIAGFAEIKGQRLFMRGLVGSPDGSLLYRAEAESSLTDFEVLGKAVAEDLLAQGADRILRELYQ; encoded by the coding sequence TTGGCAGACAGAATTATTCGTATCGCTACCCGGCAAAGCCCGCTGGCCTTGTGGCAGGCCGAGCATGTCGCGGCGCGGCTTGAGCAGGCGTTTCCGGGATTACAAACCGAGCTGGTAAAAATGGTCACCCGCGGCGACAAAATCCTCGACGCGCCATTGGCGAAAGTCGGCGGCAAGGGTTTGTTTGTCAAAGAACTGGAACAAGGCATGCTGGAAGGCACGGCCGATATCGCGGTGCATTCCATGAAAGACGTGCCGGTGGAATTTCCGGAAGGCCTGCATCTGGCGGTGATCCTGGACCGAGAAGACCCAACCGACGCCTTTGTTTCCAATCAATATCGCAATCTGGCCGAACTGCCGGCTAACGCGCGCATCGGCACGTCCAGCCTGCGTCGCCAGTGCCAAATCAAGGAAAAATTCCCGCACGCGGAAATTCTCAGCCTGCGCGGCAATGTCAACACCCGCTTGGCGAAACTGGATGCCGGCGAATACGATGCGATTATTTTGGCTTCCGCCGGATTGAAACGATTGGGGATGGGCGAGCGTATCACTGCCCAACTGGAACCGACGGAAAGCTTGCCGGCGATGGGCCAAGGTGCTATCGGCATCGAGTGCCGGATCGACGACGCCGAGATTCATGAGTATTTAAAGGTATTGCACGACGAAGACACCAGCATCCGAGTCGGCGCCGAGCGGGCGATGAATGCCCGACTCAACGGCGGTTGCCAGGTGCCGATTGCCGGTTTTGCGGAAATCAAAGGCCAGCGTTTGTTCATGCGTGGCCTAGTTGGCAGCCCGGACGGTTCCTTATTATATCGGGCCGAAGCGGAAAGCAGCCTCACCGACTTTGAAGTGTTGGGCAAGGCTGTGGCCGAGGATTTATTAGCGCAAGGCGCGGACCGGATATTGCGCGAGCTATACCAGTGA